A single region of the Pseudomonas sp. B21-023 genome encodes:
- a CDS encoding phage late control D family protein, with protein MQPQFRITADGNDITNLINDRLLLLRTTDKPGLESDEFELRIDARDGNVALPARGALLEVHLGYAGQPLSRLGRYTVDEVELSGPPDTLVIRGKASDLRGSGKTIRSGSWENTTLQRIVAEIGARNGWQAVCPVAVQVPRVDQYSESDFNFVTRLARQHDCTAKLANGQLLVLPRQGGHSASGKPLDVVGITRNQVSQWQFRLADKSIHKAVRTRHQDSASGCLQAVELDNGDAPDGLQPVYTDRHLYPNRAAAEQAARARLASFNRDTASVRLDMPGRTDLFAERTIDVQGFLAGLDGLYLVESVEQVFTSSGWRTTVQCNGGRQGKARAKGSAPRRAGTLKA; from the coding sequence ATGCAACCCCAATTCCGTATCACCGCCGACGGCAACGACATCACCAACCTGATCAACGACCGTCTGCTGCTGCTGCGCACCACCGATAAACCTGGCCTCGAGTCGGACGAATTCGAACTGCGCATCGATGCCCGTGACGGCAACGTGGCGCTGCCGGCCAGGGGCGCGTTGCTGGAGGTGCACCTGGGCTACGCCGGCCAGCCTTTGAGCCGCCTGGGCCGCTACACCGTCGATGAGGTCGAGCTGTCGGGCCCGCCAGACACCCTGGTGATCCGCGGCAAGGCCAGTGACCTGCGCGGCAGCGGCAAGACCATCCGCAGCGGCAGCTGGGAGAACACGACGCTGCAGCGCATCGTCGCCGAGATCGGCGCCCGCAACGGATGGCAGGCGGTGTGCCCGGTGGCCGTGCAGGTGCCGCGGGTAGACCAGTACAGCGAGTCGGACTTCAACTTCGTCACCCGCCTGGCGCGCCAGCACGACTGCACCGCCAAGCTCGCCAATGGGCAACTGCTGGTGCTGCCGCGCCAGGGCGGACATAGCGCCAGCGGCAAGCCTCTGGACGTGGTGGGCATTACACGCAACCAGGTCAGCCAGTGGCAGTTCCGCCTGGCCGACAAGAGCATCCACAAGGCCGTCAGGACCCGCCACCAGGACAGCGCCAGCGGGTGCCTGCAGGCGGTGGAACTGGACAATGGCGATGCTCCGGACGGGCTGCAGCCGGTGTACACCGACCGCCACCTCTACCCCAACCGAGCCGCAGCGGAGCAGGCCGCCCGTGCCCGCCTGGCCAGCTTCAACCGCGACACCGCCAGCGTGCGCCTGGACATGCCCGGGCGCACCGACCTGTTCGCCGAGCGCACCATCGATGTCCAGGGCTTCCTCGCCGGGCTCGATGGTCTCTACCTGGTCGAGTCGGTCGAGCAGGTGTTCACCAGCAGTGGCTGGCGCACCACCGTGCAATGCAATGGCGGGCGCCAGGGCAAGGCCAGGGCCAAGGGCTCCGCGCCCAGGCGGGCGGGGACGCTCAAGGCCTGA
- a CDS encoding tail protein X: protein MAKTCTTSEGDLLDTLCQHYYGHLTGTVEAVLDANQGLADEAQPFRAGVRILLPELPMTTSETLQLWD from the coding sequence ATGGCCAAGACCTGCACAACGTCTGAGGGCGACCTGCTCGACACCCTCTGCCAGCACTATTACGGCCACCTGACCGGCACGGTCGAGGCCGTGCTGGATGCCAACCAAGGGCTGGCGGACGAGGCGCAGCCGTTTCGCGCCGGGGTGAGGATCCTGTTACCGGAACTGCCGATGACGACCAGCGAAACCTTGCAACTGTGGGACTGA
- a CDS encoding phage tail protein codes for MTYLEQLQATLHALVKAGEAGRRRADAMLDPMNDAIGHIQGAVGELEGLPVVGPVIGAKLQRTMRAIDNAQVRVAKVVAKYDQAVAVVRQVRDRIDGFAAHAAKAGAAIRRVVGEVRSTVKGVLSTLGFAPEATPAAEAVKPFPHLLVMQPLKAGSAPYYFNLDTAAFDQLRRQTRFRWAGQERLSRDTAQQAVSLGEETISIRGAIFPGFKGGLGQLQTLRSIGRQLLPLSLTTGYGEVLGTWCLTSIEEEQSVLLAGGIPRKQGFSLEFVSYGQDLHNV; via the coding sequence ATGACCTATCTGGAGCAGCTGCAAGCCACGCTGCACGCCCTGGTCAAGGCGGGAGAGGCAGGGCGTCGGCGTGCCGACGCCATGCTCGATCCGATGAACGACGCGATCGGCCATATACAAGGCGCCGTGGGTGAACTGGAAGGTTTGCCGGTGGTTGGTCCGGTCATCGGTGCCAAGCTCCAGCGCACGATGCGTGCGATCGACAATGCCCAGGTCAGGGTCGCCAAGGTGGTAGCCAAGTATGACCAGGCGGTGGCGGTGGTACGTCAGGTGCGTGATCGCATCGACGGCTTCGCCGCCCATGCCGCCAAGGCCGGGGCAGCGATCCGCCGTGTGGTGGGGGAGGTGCGTTCGACCGTCAAGGGCGTGCTGTCGACGCTGGGCTTCGCGCCCGAGGCGACGCCAGCCGCCGAAGCGGTCAAGCCATTCCCCCACCTGTTGGTGATGCAACCACTCAAGGCCGGTTCAGCGCCGTACTACTTCAACCTCGATACCGCTGCCTTCGACCAGTTGCGCCGGCAGACCCGCTTCCGCTGGGCCGGCCAGGAGCGGCTAAGCCGCGACACCGCGCAGCAGGCTGTGAGCCTGGGTGAAGAGACCATCAGCATTCGCGGGGCGATCTTCCCGGGTTTCAAGGGTGGCCTCGGCCAGTTGCAGACGCTGCGCAGCATTGGCCGCCAGTTGCTGCCGCTGTCGTTGACCACTGGCTACGGCGAGGTGCTCGGCACTTGGTGCCTGACCAGCATCGAGGAAGAGCAGAGTGTCCTGCTGGCCGGCGGCATTCCGCGCAAACAAGGGTTTTCACTGGAGTTCGTGAGCTATGGCCAAGACCTGCACAACGTCTGA
- a CDS encoding phage tail assembly protein encodes MAQAKKLPQWLTVNAERVTVRLSRPSEANGVQVDSLSLRAPTVRDIRNAQAGGAVDDEQRELNLFASLAEVGIKDLEGLALKDYSRLQTGYFRLVQDDEV; translated from the coding sequence ATGGCTCAAGCGAAGAAACTGCCGCAATGGCTGACCGTCAACGCCGAGCGCGTGACCGTGCGCCTGTCGCGCCCCAGCGAAGCCAATGGCGTGCAGGTCGACAGCCTGTCGCTGCGCGCACCGACCGTGCGTGACATCCGCAATGCCCAGGCCGGTGGCGCAGTTGACGACGAGCAGCGCGAACTGAACCTGTTCGCCTCGCTCGCCGAAGTTGGCATCAAGGACCTCGAAGGCCTGGCCCTGAAGGACTACAGCCGCCTGCAGACCGGCTATTTTCGCCTGGTGCAGGACGACGAGGTTTGA